CATTTCCTTCATCTCTTCCTTCAGCATCACCAGCTTTGTCTCAGTGTCCTGTTTTTGTTTCCAGATGTCAGATTTGACCTTCTCCAGTTCTTCCTTCGCTGCCTTTGTTTCATACATTGTCTTTTCaaactcttctttctgtctttgaatATCAGACTTTATTCTCTCCAGATGGTCAATCTTCGTCTTTGTGTTTTCCATTTTGCCGTcaatttcttctctttcctttttcaacTCATCCTTCAGGCTCTGAAGAgtgtccatttctctcttcatttcttccatttttgtgttgagttCTTCCTTTGCTTTGGCAAGTTGTTCACTCTCAACAGAGGCTTCCCTAATTCTGCCTTGGATAGCGTCTTGTCcttcttttttcatcttttttacaTCTGCCTGAAGTTGCTCTATCTCCACTCTTCTTAGGTCTAattcttttctctcctgttcaagttcttctctttgtttttgtataccttctttgtttttgtccagcATTTGCATCTCTGTTTTAAGGATATCTCTCTGTTCCTGAAACTCATCTGCCATTTtgcctctttccttctctataCCTTTCTCTAGCTTTGTCCAGAATTTGTGTTTGGATTTGAATTGCATCTTCGGTTTCTCTCAGTTGACCACGCTCAATTTCAAATGTGTTGATTCTCTGATGAAGCTCCTTCTCAACCCTTTGAAGCTCGTTTCTATCATTCTCAATCTGGCTCTGTAAAATTGCTTTCGTTTCATTGAGTTCTTCCTTCTCGAGAGCAATTGTCTGCATTGCTTTATCCATCTCCTCTTTAGCCTGTTGTATGTCAGTCTTTGATTGTTCCATCTCATTAAGTTTCCTGGTGTTTCTTCTGATGGTGTGTTCCAGCTCTTTTCTCTTGGCCTCCAGCTCAGCTTTAGTGAGTTCCATCTCTTCCATCTCCCGTTTCATCTTCTGCATCTTGTCGTCTAGTTCCTCCTTCTGCTTCTGTATGTCTTCCCTCATAGTTGCCATTTCCTTCATCTCTTCCTTCAGCATCACCAGCTTTGTCTCAGTGTCCTCTTTTTGTTTCCAGATGTCAGATTTTACCTTCTCCAGTTCTTCCTTCTCTGCCTTTGTTTCATACATTGTCTTTTCaaactcttctttctgtctttgaatATCAGACTTTAATCTCTCCAGATGGTCAATCTTCGTCTTTGTGTTTTCCATTTTGCCGTcaatttcttctctttcctttttcaacTCATCCTTCAGGCTCTGAAGAgtgtccatttctctcttcatttcttccatttttgtgttgagttCTTCCTTTGCTTTGGCAAGTTGTTCACTCTCAACAGAGGCTTCCCTAATTCTGCCTTGGATAGCGTCTTGTCcttcttttttcatcttttttacaTCTGCCTGAAGTTGCTCTATCTCCACTCTTCTTAGGTCTAattcttttctctcctgttcaagttcttctctttgtttttgtataccttctttgtttttgtccagcATTTGCATCTCTGTTTTAAGGATATCTCTCTGTTCCTGAAACTCATCTGCCATTTtgcctctttccttctctataCCTTCTCTAGCTTTGTCCATAATTTGTGTTTGGATTTGAATTGCATCTTCGGTTTCTCTCAGTTGACCACGCTCAATTTCAAATGTGTTGATTCTCTGATGAAGCTCCTTCTCAACCCTTTGAAGCTCGTTTCTATCATTCTCAATCTGGCTCTGTAAAATTGCTTTCGTTTCATTGAGTTCTTCCTTCTCGAGAGCAATTGTCTGCATTGCTTTGTCCATCTCCTCTTTAGCCTGTTGTATGTCAGTCTTTGATTGTTCCATCTCATTAAGCTTCCTGGTGTTTCTTCTGATGGTGTGTTCCAGCTCTTTTCTCTTGGCCTCCAGCTCAGCTTTAGTGAGTTCCATCTCTCCCATCTCCCGTTTCATCCTCTGCATCTTGTCGTCCAGTTCCTCCTTCTGCTTCTGTATGTCTTCCCTTATAGTTGCCATTTCCTTCATCTCTTCCTTCAGCATCACTAGCTTTGCCTCAGTGTCCTCTTTTTGTTTCCAGATATCAGATTTGACCTTCTCCAGTTCTTCCTTCTCTGCCTTTGTTTCATACATTGTCTTTTCaaactcttctttctgtctttgaatATCTGACTTCAATCTCTCCAGTTGTTCAATCTCCATCTTTGTGTTTTCCATTTTGTCGTcaatttcttctctttcccttttcaaCTCATCCTTCAGGCTCTGAAGAgtgtccatttctctcttcatttcttccAGTTTTGTGTTGAGTTCTTCCTTTGCTTTGGCAAGTTGTTTACTCTCAACAGAGGCTTCCCTAATTCTTTCATGGAGAGCATCTTCCCCTTCTTTTTTCAACGTTTCTACCTCTGCCTGAAGTTGCTCTGTCTCCAGTCTTCTCAGATCTATTtcatctctttgtttttgtaTCTCTTCTTTGGTTTTGTCCAGCATTTGCCTCTCTGTCTTGAGGATATCTCTCTGTTCCTGAAACTCATCTGCCATTTTACGTCTTTCCTTCTCTATATCTTGACTAGCTTTGTCCAGAATTTGTGTTTGGATTTGAAGTGCATCTTCGGTAACTCTCAGTTGACCACGCTCAATTTCAAATGAGTTGATTCTCTGATGGAGCTCCTTCTCCACCCTTTGTAGCTCGTTTCTATCATTCTCAATCTGGCTCTGTAAaatttctttcatttcattgagTTCTTCCTTCTCGAGAGCAATTTTCTGCATTACTTTATCCATCTCCTCTTTAGCCTGTTGTATGTCAGTCTTTGATTGTTCCATCTCATTAAGTTTCCTGGTGTTTCTTCTGATGGTTTGCTCCAGCTCTCTTCTCTTGGCCTCCAGCTCAGCTTTAGTGAGTTCCATCTCTTCCATCTCCCGTTTCATCCTCTGCATCTTGTCGTCCAGTTCCTCCTTCTGCTTCTGTATGTCTTCCCTTATAGTTGCCATTTCCTTCATCTCTTCCTTCAGCATCACCAGCTTTGTCTCAGTGTCCTGTTTTTGTTTCCAGATGTCAGATTTGACCTTCTCCAGTTCTTCCTTCTCTGCCTTTGTTTCATACATTATCTTTTCaaactcttctttctgtctttgaatATCTGACTTCAATCTCTCCAGTTGTTCAACCTCCATCTTTGTGTTTTCCATTTTGCCGTcaatttcttctcttttccttttcaaCTCATCCTTCAGGCTCTGAAGAGTGTCCATTTCTCTATTCATTTCTTCTATTTTTGTGTTGAGTTCTTCCTTTGCTTTGGCAAGTTGTTCACTCTCAACAGAGGCTTCCCTAATTTTGCAATGGAAAGCATCTTCCCCTTCTTTTTTCATTGTTTCTATCTCTGCCTGAAGTTGCTCTGTCTCCAGTCTTCTCATGTCtatttcttctctttgtttttgtatCTCTTCTTTGACTTTATCCAGCATTTGCCTCTCTGTGTTAAGGATATCTCTCTGTTCCTGAAACTCATCTGCCATTTtacctctttccttctctatatcttctcttgtttcctctagaGTTTGAATTTGCAATTTAAgtgcatttctgttttctctcagtTTGTCACACTCAATTTCAAATGATTTGATTGTCTGATGAagctccctctccactctttgAAGCTCGTTTCTATCACTCTCAAACTGACTTTCTAAAATAGATTTCATCTCTTTTAGTTCTTCCTTTCCTCGTTGTATCCTTTCCATAACTGTGTCCAGCTCTTCTTTAGCCTTTTGTATTTTCGTCTTGGATTGTTCCATCTCATTTAGTTTCCTGGTGTTTCTTCTGATGGTGTGTTCCAGTTCTTTTTTCTTGGCCTCCAGCTCAGCTTTATAAAGTTCCATCTGTCCTATCTCTCGCTTAATTTTCTGTAACTTGCCAtctgcttcttctctctctttctggatgTTGTTTTTGATGCTCCTCAGTTTTTCCATTTCACTTTTCAAgagttttaattttgcttctgtttcttctctttGTCCTGACAAGTCATTTTTCAGTTTCTCTACATGTTGTCTTTCCTTCTTTGTCGCAGccattcttctctctatctcctctttctgtctttttatgttgctttctttttcctccagTGTCTGTATATCCATTTTCACTTTTTCCATTCTCACCTCAATTTCATTATGTTTGGTCTTaacctccattttctctctctggacaTCACCCATATTTTTTTCCATgtctgccattttgttttttagttCCTCCATTTCTTTCTGAATTTGTTCAGTCTTTTGTTTGTCTGCTTTTATTGCATCCTCCAAGAGTTTCTGAGCCTCCCGTCTTTGTTGCTGTATTTCAGCTTGCAAAAATTCTTTTACATTTTCCAAATCTTTCCATTTCTGTTCAAGTTCATTTTTGCTGTCTTCAAATTCTTTAGTCTgttttttcatttcttcatcaaactcttccttttgttttttaagttgttttgctttttcctctattgccttcttttctctctttacctcaTTTGCAAGGTTTTCAACATTTGTAGTTTTATTTTGTATCTCTACATTTTCATTCAGTAGTTCACTCTTCTGTTTTTCAAGCTTTTCCCTGTCATTTTGaatttcttctctttgtctctttatcTCAATCTTAAGTATATCTAGATCTTCTTTTATCTTTTTGgcatctctctcactttcttctttttctttttgtagttCTAGTTTATTTTCCCTCAGAACTTTATTGTCTTTATGAAGTAGAGCTTGGCTGTGTTGAATGTCTTCCTGTTTTCTTTGTATCTCAGCATGCATCAGTTCAAGCTCTTTTTTCATTCTGAAAGAGTTGATATTCATACTGTCAattgtttccctctcttttttgagCTGTTCCGTGATTGTTTCCATCCTGATTTCTTCATCCTTGATCTTGTCCTTCATGCTCAGTatcttgtctttttctctgtctatttcaaCGTTTCTTTcctctaattcacatctttgtCTTTGAAGTATTTCTTTCTGTAGCTCTATGTCTTTGCGCTGTTCCTCTATCTCAGACATACTGATTGAGACCTCATGTTTGTCCAGCTCATCTCCCATCCCAGAGTCGTCCATGCCTGACTCATCTGTCATGTCCTGTTCAGTTCCTCGTCTGAGTTGCATAATCTCAGCCTTCATTTCCCCCACAATTTCCTTTAAAGAGATGGAAAAATAGCATGATATCATTCTTTAAGTAATATGAACAATGCACTTAGAGGTGTGATGCCGTGCATTCTTACTATTCGTTTATATAGATAACACTTTACTATAAATGAGTAATGCAACCCTGAATACTGATTACCATTTGAACATTGAGTAATGGAGTTTTAAAAATCAATTTTCCCCATTACACTAGACAGtagaaacacagtacagtagaaACACGTCTTACATGGCCATTTTATTTTAGCTCTAGAAATAAAGGTTGCAATGGAGTTTTCCTTTATCCTACTCATGTATTTTTGCATTAAATGTGTGCTCCTTACAAAGGAGAGCATTAGGTCAAACCTAATGATGCTGATCAGAAACAAAAGGACATTTCAAGTGAGAGAAAAGGTCGGTAGGGCTATGACCACTGATTGAAACTGACAAGTAGTAAATCATCATTTTAGGAACAGTAGGAGGCAGGGCTACCAGATAGCAAGCACAGCAGCAGAACATAAAAGGTTTTAATGGATCTTTGGGAGGATGGACTCGTTATATTTCCCTTTCCTTATTTatagttgctgtttttgttctcCTATACTATGTAGACTTCTTCCACGTGGAACAGCCAGATAGCTAGGACCACATTTATGAGAAAATGGTCGAAACAATAATTTAACCATTTATATTGGGTGATTTATATGTTTAATTAAATGTTGAAAAGCATTCCATATGTCATCCACGTGTAATCATTATAATCCTTGATTTTGTTTATCCTTGCTCCTGGTTGTCTGCTCACGGCTAGCAGAATTTGGAGTTGTCAAAACAATATCCAACGAAGTCAAAAGAGAATTTTCCccattttctttcactttttggCTATTGATGGGTTTTCTTTGGGTTTTGTCACCCTTTCCTGTGAGTAATACACCTGCGGTGGATATGAATGATTTACTTTATTATGATTGAGTAAATAAGTAGGTAATCTCAATGTCAATGTGAATGCTTTGATATCGTGATTTAGTGTTAGTCATATTCCATATTCAAAATATATTGTGACTTGTCTTTTATTGATGTTCATTGTGGcttgtgttcatgtttttttttatttagaaatgTGCATATTGTGCAGGATGTATGGAAGGTAGCCTTGCTGACTGTTGCCAGTCTCAGTTGAACCAGTTGATTGATTATCCAGCTGTGTTCTGGAAGGTAATGATCACCTGTCTTCTTTAAACCCACAGTATCAGAGGGAGCCTCAGATTGTAACTCCTATGTGCTTGACACGGCATACTCGAGGGGGCTGTCTGGTTTAAGGCTATGTTTTTCTTAAGGCCAATTTATAATCTAGATGACAAGTATCTCTTGACAGAAAAGGATGTAAGAGCTTGTGTCAAATTTTGCCAAGGTGTCACAGACCTTGTCGTGTACATCTAAACTTTTAAGAGAGTACATACATTGAAAGTTTTTGCTGTTTACTGTGATTGGATGAGAAGACAATCGATGgacattttgtttgttcatATTTTTAGCATCCTAGGTAACTAGCAGTGCCAGCTCTAAAGTTCATACTTGATGAAATCTTAACGGTTGGATATAGTGTATATCATTTCTATGCTTATAGGATCACAAAGGTTATTGAGGGAAATGTGCTGTTCAGGATTCTGCTGCCCGTCTTATGTGGTGTTTACACAAATAAGTGAATGAGAATTCATTGTTTCAGTTACAGCTTAGGCCACTAACAGATTCCTAAAATGTGATTGACTGCTGCATCCATATTCCATGGTATTCAGCCTGCAGACATTTAAATATGTCAGGAGACCCTTGGTGGGTGCCTTTGCACTGGTTTTGGTGTCATCATTTCAGTTTAAGAGAGGGGAAATTATCAGGTTGAAACTAGTCATTGGGGATAGTTATTTGTCtttacatagacatacacacacacacatacatccatgcTGTTCCTAAAAAAATCTGAACATATATACCTTTTCTTTGTTTAGGTCATCTAAGTCCAGCTGCAGCTTTGCTTTTACTTTCTCAATCTCTTCTTGGGCATATCGTATAGCTTCTGAGTCTCGTACCATGTCCTCTCTCCTGGCCTCTACCTTCTCTGTCTCAATCTCACAGTCCCTCAGCCGTTCTTCCACCTCATCTCGCTGTTGTACTATCTTCAATTTCAAAATGTCTaggtcgtctctctctctcaaggtcCTCTCAAGCCTCTGGTCCAggtctcttctctttctttgtatCTCTAGCTTAATCATTCTCAGCTCATCCCTCCCTGTCTTAGTGTCATATTTACTTTGTTCAATTTctagtttcatttttttcagcaGTTCTCGGATGTGCTCTATCTCTTGAATAAGTCTTTGTAGCTCAGTGTTCATAAGCTCTCTGTCAGTGATGTCCATATGACACACTTCCATTCTGCTCTGCATGTCCATTTTTGTTCTCCGCACCatttctctggttctctccatctcctgaaTCAGTCTTAggatttctgtgtttatttcatCCTGTTCCTCTTGGTCTTTATCACTCAACTCTGCCTTGTTGTCAAATTCCTCTCTGGCCCTTTGCAGTTCAGCTATGAACCCCTCCATCTCtcgtttctctttttctgtctcttccttttttAACTGAAACTCATCCTTCGCTTTCTCTATCTCCACTTTTATCTGTtccatctcctctttctttctcctagTCTTCCTCAGTCTCTGCTCTagctccttcctctttctctccatctcagctcTCATGTACTCCATTTCTGCCATATCTCGTCTAGTCTTCTGCAtccgctcctccagctcctctctctgcctctggatCTCATCCCGCTGTCTCCTcattttctccatctccatttgGGCTTGTTGCATCTTAATCTCCACTTCATCTTTCTGTTTCAGGATGTCTGAGCGCATCTTCTCAAGTTCCTGCTTCTCCATTTTTGTCTCTGTCATTTTACTATccacctcctctttctgtctctgtatgtcagcTTTCATCCTCTCCAGTTGCTCCATCTCTTTTTGGATTCTCTCCATGTTGGCTTCAGTCTCCTCGTTCTGCACCTTTAAGTAATCCTTCATCTCCTGGATCTGGTGCATTTGgctctttatctctttcactcttttgttcacctcctctctctctacctgtaacttctctctctcttccctttcctctctctcagactcatCCCACATTCTCTCAATCTCTGCTTTgactctgtctatctctttttttACCTGCTCATATGGCTCTTTCGCTTTATGcgtcttctctctcattctttccagCTTCTCTCTTTGACTCTCAAGTTCAgctctcatctgctgcattCTTTCCTCTTCCTGCCTTGTTTCTCTCATCCTTCTGTTCAcatcctctgtctgtttctccagTTCTGTCCTTTTTTGTTCCATCTCTAGTGCTACTGCCTCTCTTGCATGCTCAatcatttgtctctctctcaccattgtATTTTTGACTctttctatctcctctctctctttctgctgttGTGTCCTCTGTTGTACTTCTTCTCTCTTGCAGTCATGCCTACTCTTATCCAGCTCCTCCTTGAGTCTCCGGGTCTCCTCACGTACCTGCTCCAactcctctcgttctctctctgactccctctttACCCTATCTAGatcatctctgtccctctgcatCGCAGCTCTCAACTGTATCATCATTTCTTTCTCCTGATTGTTTTCTTGCACCATGTTCTGTAAGATCTCTCGTTCATTAgcatctgtcactctctcctggTCCTGTTGTAATCTCAGTACTTCAGTCCTCATGTTTtccagttcctctctctctttttgcagcTCTGCCCGTTTCTCCAagtcctccatcaccatctcatatctccttttctccatctcctctcttcctttaatAGTCTCCATTCTCTGTTGTTCCATGGTGCGCTCAGTCTCATGTATTGCTTCTTTTATCTCTTCTGCCTCTCTATGGGCCCTTGATGCGTCAGTAACCTTTTTCTCAAGCTCCTTAATCtgttgttttagtttttctttcatttggctGATTTCATTCCACTCTTTTTGTACATTGGTCTCTCTGCTTTGGATATCTTCTTTCTCTGCTTCAAATTCTTGCTTGAacccttcttcctttctcttgaCCTCATCTTCTTTTTTCTTAATAGATTCTTTCTCCCCTTTTAATAAAGCTTTTATTTGTTCAATCAACTCCTTTTCTTGTCTTATTTCTTCTCTGTTCATTTCAACATCTGCTTTTGCCTTTTGAATCTCCTCCTTCAGTTGTTCCAGATTTTCTTGTTCTTGTTGGATCCTTGTTCTCTGTTCCACTTCTTCCTGCTCTGTCTCAGAccattttctctccatttcattCTTTAGCTGCACGATTTCAGACTGTATTGACTCATAATGTTCTTTTTCCACCCTGTTCTTCTCCCTTTGGCTTTCCAGTTCGTCCTTTTCTCTCTGGATCTCTGCTTTCATGAGGTCCATTTGGTCTttcgtttgttttgtttcttcaaTTTTATGCTCTATGTCATCAATCTGATGCTGTATGTGAGCTTTCATTTTCTCCATtcgttctttttctcttttaatAATCTCCCGGCTCTGCTCTGTCTCCTCCCTGTCCTTCAGTATATCATACCTCATAGCCTCca
The sequence above is drawn from the Clupea harengus chromosome 19, Ch_v2.0.2, whole genome shotgun sequence genome and encodes:
- the LOC105892150 gene encoding trichohyalin-like isoform X1, with the protein product MAGSKDHVILYSPPVGEFLEEFREQIISRVQHVGPIANAVISQQLVQEEAAWDVQTAPTPQEALKRLFKALETAPPQSRESFLMILKLYEPKLMEELENRHQNSKSTQTDVTQRSVEKKEEGGARQEGDTQSKRESLKRRRQETMQAIEKIERLWEGTKREQGDVASMTEKIQKHQGEITQLMEEKRQHERTIEQLRAQLQQARERMAQSGQDADRERGRIEQMRTDIQTEREMLEHRREEIFQERQQLELIRYETLRAKEETERNQQITRLEKEKMEQMKSDIQGQIYEIEKQIEETKQAKESMERMKAEVQSERDDLGKRRDDIQKQKEQFEQIKNEINTVKEQMESRWHEAEKDKQEQRVLIQQEKDELLNLQAELQIAKEEFEKNKEETNLERERLHHLKTDLHLEKDVIEKRKSEVSRKEKDLEKIRWKLGTAQEELEKEKEEVSKEREKLDWTRAGIQKKTKTIERRIEEKRQASRKLEQVKAEVQRANNTLEKQRDDALKAKEEMEKRKYDTMKEEIEQRAGIQRERDEVERMKAELQKVGEVGRIKEEKERLQMKQQSEEMQREKETTERMKAEIETEKENITRRNTEILRERQELEAMRYDILKDREETEQSREIIKREKERMEKMKAHIQHQIDDIEHKIEETKQTKDQMDLMKAEIQREKDELESQREKNRVEKEHYESIQSEIVQLKNEMERKWSETEQEEVEQRTRIQQEQENLEQLKEEIQKAKADVEMNREEIRQEKELIEQIKALLKGEKESIKKKEDEVKRKEEGFKQEFEAEKEDIQSRETNVQKEWNEISQMKEKLKQQIKELEKKVTDASRAHREAEEIKEAIHETERTMEQQRMETIKGREEMEKRRYEMVMEDLEKRAELQKEREELENMRTEVLRLQQDQERVTDANEREILQNMVQENNQEKEMMIQLRAAMQRDRDDLDRVKRESEREREELEQVREETRRLKEELDKSRHDCKREEVQQRTQQQKEREEIERVKNTMVRERQMIEHAREAVALEMEQKRTELEKQTEDVNRRMRETRQEEERMQQMRAELESQREKLERMREKTHKAKEPYEQVKKEIDRVKAEIERMWDESEREEREEREKLQVEREEVNKRVKEIKSQMHQIQEMKDYLKVQNEETEANMERIQKEMEQLERMKADIQRQKEEVDSKMTETKMEKQELEKMRSDILKQKDEVEIKMQQAQMEMEKMRRQRDEIQRQREELEERMQKTRRDMAEMEYMRAEMERKRKELEQRLRKTRRKKEEMEQIKVEIEKAKDEFQLKKEETEKEKREMEGFIAELQRAREEFDNKAELSDKDQEEQDEINTEILRLIQEMERTREMVRRTKMDMQSRMEVCHMDITDRELMNTELQRLIQEIEHIRELLKKMKLEIEQSKYDTKTGRDELRMIKLEIQRKRRDLDQRLERTLRERDDLDILKLKIVQQRDEVEERLRDCEIETEKVEARREDMVRDSEAIRYAQEEIEKVKAKLQLDLDDLNKEKEIVGEMKAEIMQLRRGTEQDMTDESGMDDSGMGDELDKHEVSISMSEIEEQRKDIELQKEILQRQRCELEERNVEIDREKDKILSMKDKIKDEEIRMETITEQLKKERETIDSMNINSFRMKKELELMHAEIQRKQEDIQHSQALLHKDNKVLRENKLELQKEKEESERDAKKIKEDLDILKIEIKRQREEIQNDREKLEKQKSELLNENVEIQNKTTNVENLANEVKREKKAIEEKAKQLKKQKEEFDEEMKKQTKEFEDSKNELEQKWKDLENVKEFLQAEIQQQRREAQKLLEDAIKADKQKTEQIQKEMEELKNKMADMEKNMGDVQREKMEVKTKHNEIEVRMEKVKMDIQTLEEKESNIKRQKEEIERRMAATKKERQHVEKLKNDLSGQREETEAKLKLLKSEMEKLRSIKNNIQKEREEADGKLQKIKREIGQMELYKAELEAKKKELEHTIRRNTRKLNEMEQSKTKIQKAKEELDTVMERIQRGKEELKEMKSILESQFESDRNELQRVERELHQTIKSFEIECDKLRENRNALKLQIQTLEETREDIEKERGKMADEFQEQRDILNTERQMLDKVKEEIQKQREEIDMRRLETEQLQAEIETMKKEGEDAFHCKIREASVESEQLAKAKEELNTKIEEMNREMDTLQSLKDELKRKREEIDGKMENTKMEVEQLERLKSDIQRQKEEFEKIMYETKAEKEELEKVKSDIWKQKQDTETKLVMLKEEMKEMATIREDIQKQKEELDDKMQRMKREMEEMELTKAELEAKRRELEQTIRRNTRKLNEMEQSKTDIQQAKEEMDKVMQKIALEKEELNEMKEILQSQIENDRNELQRVEKELHQRINSFEIERGQLRVTEDALQIQTQILDKASQDIEKERRKMADEFQEQRDILKTERQMLDKTKEEIQKQRDEIDLRRLETEQLQAEVETLKKEGEDALHERIREASVESKQLAKAKEELNTKLEEMKREMDTLQSLKDELKREREEIDDKMENTKMEIEQLERLKSDIQRQKEEFEKTMYETKAEKEELEKVKSDIWKQKEDTEAKLVMLKEEMKEMATIREDIQKQKEELDDKMQRMKREMGEMELTKAELEAKRKELEHTIRRNTRKLNEMEQSKTDIQQAKEEMDKAMQTIALEKEELNETKAILQSQIENDRNELQRVEKELHQRINTFEIERGQLRETEDAIQIQTQIMDKAREGIEKERGKMADEFQEQRDILKTEMQMLDKNKEGIQKQREELEQERKELDLRRVEIEQLQADVKKMKKEGQDAIQGRIREASVESEQLAKAKEELNTKMEEMKREMDTLQSLKDELKKEREEIDGKMENTKTKIDHLERLKSDIQRQKEEFEKTMYETKAEKEELEKVKSDIWKQKEDTETKLVMLKEEMKEMATMREDIQKQKEELDDKMQKMKREMEEMELTKAELEAKRKELEHTIRRNTRKLNEMEQSKTDIQQAKEEMDKAMQTIALEKEELNETKAILQSQIENDRNELQRVEKELHQRINTFEIERGQLRETEDAIQIQTQILDKARERYREGKRQNGR